Proteins encoded together in one Bacteroides zoogleoformans window:
- a CDS encoding DUF4491 family protein, whose translation MDFLNEYHLSGLLIGICTFLIIGLFHPIVVKAEYYWGTKCWWFFLLLGVSGVIASLCTESIMVASLLGVFAFSSFWSIKEIFEQEERVRKGWFPKNPKRTYKF comes from the coding sequence ATGGATTTCTTAAACGAATATCATTTGTCCGGTCTTCTCATCGGTATCTGTACATTTCTTATTATCGGCCTGTTCCACCCCATAGTCGTAAAGGCCGAATACTATTGGGGAACCAAATGCTGGTGGTTTTTCCTCCTGCTTGGGGTCAGTGGCGTCATAGCTTCTCTCTGCACGGAGAGTATTATGGTTGCTTCTTTGCTGGGCGTATTCGCTTTCTCTTCCTTCTGGAGTATTAAAGAGATATTTGAGCAGGAAGAGCGTGTAAGGAAGGGATGGTTTCCCAAGAATCCTAAAAGAACCTATAAGTTTTAA
- a CDS encoding porin family protein, with amino-acid sequence MKIYFKGLIATALGLWSVTTMAQQDRNQSLRLSERNGWEYEVKAGVNIGGASPIPLPEEIREVNSFSPKFNGVVEGTVTKWLGRKKNRGVSVGLRIEEKGMKTDARVKNYGTEILNDGNKVAGRWTGRVETNYNSTFLTLPVMANYRFNGSWKVRAGMYVSYRMDGNFSGSVSDGYLREGTPTGEKVEFTDGKSSTYDFSSDLRRFQYGAQIGGTWQAFRHFSVNADFTWAFCNVFKRDFKTITFDMYPIYLNLGFGYKF; translated from the coding sequence ATGAAGATATATTTTAAGGGACTCATTGCGACGGCCCTCGGCCTTTGGTCGGTGACGACTATGGCGCAACAAGACAGGAATCAGAGCTTAAGACTGTCCGAGAGAAACGGTTGGGAGTATGAGGTGAAGGCCGGCGTAAACATAGGCGGGGCGTCGCCCATCCCGTTGCCCGAAGAGATTCGCGAAGTAAACAGCTTCAGCCCGAAATTCAATGGGGTGGTGGAAGGAACCGTCACGAAGTGGCTGGGCCGCAAGAAGAACCGGGGCGTATCGGTGGGGCTGCGTATCGAGGAAAAAGGCATGAAGACAGATGCAAGGGTGAAGAATTACGGCACGGAAATACTGAACGACGGCAACAAGGTGGCCGGACGATGGACAGGACGGGTGGAGACGAACTACAACAGCACGTTCCTCACCTTGCCGGTGATGGCCAATTATCGGTTCAACGGCAGTTGGAAAGTGCGTGCCGGCATGTATGTATCCTATCGTATGGACGGCAACTTCTCCGGTTCGGTGAGCGACGGTTACTTGCGCGAAGGTACGCCTACGGGCGAGAAAGTGGAATTTACGGACGGCAAGTCGTCGACCTATGATTTCAGTTCCGACCTCCGTCGTTTCCAGTACGGGGCACAGATAGGCGGCACGTGGCAAGCATTCCGCCATTTCTCGGTCAACGCCGATTTTACTTGGGCTTTCTGCAACGTATTTAAACGAGATTTCAAGACCATCACGTTCGATATGTATCCCATCTACCTGAATCTGGGCTTCGGATATAAGTTTTAG
- the prmC gene encoding peptide chain release factor N(5)-glutamine methyltransferase, whose translation MSTPARHIRTVLQSCYSAREAAALCRIICCEMLGQSSVDYYLGKDIILSSNKERELEGILCRLCNFEPIQYIQGVAPFLGRLFHVAPGVLIPRPETAELVEEMLKEIAPDGRILDIGTGSGCIAVSLSKELPEAQITAWDISIEALCIAEGNNRQLQASVCFVRRDVLTYRPTDDDRFDVIVSNPPYITEAEKQYMERNVTDWEPSSALFVPDADPLLFYRRIGELGQSMLTPGGKLYFEINRAFGEAIARMLREQGYTKVRVRKDISGNDRYVMAERGWK comes from the coding sequence ATGAGTACCCCTGCCCGACATATCCGTACTGTTTTGCAATCTTGTTATTCCGCACGGGAGGCGGCCGCTCTTTGTCGCATCATTTGCTGTGAAATGCTGGGGCAAAGCTCCGTGGATTATTATCTGGGCAAAGATATAATTTTATCTTCGAACAAGGAAAGAGAACTGGAAGGCATTCTGTGCCGCTTGTGCAATTTTGAGCCGATACAATATATACAGGGTGTTGCACCATTCTTGGGACGCCTTTTTCACGTGGCTCCCGGTGTGTTGATTCCCCGCCCCGAAACCGCAGAACTGGTGGAAGAGATGCTGAAAGAGATTGCACCGGACGGTCGCATTCTCGACATTGGTACCGGAAGCGGTTGTATAGCTGTCAGTTTGTCAAAAGAACTTCCCGAGGCGCAAATCACGGCTTGGGACATTTCGATAGAGGCTCTTTGCATAGCTGAAGGAAACAACAGGCAATTGCAGGCTTCTGTCTGTTTTGTTCGGCGCGATGTCCTGACATATCGGCCGACTGATGATGACCGTTTTGATGTGATAGTCAGCAATCCGCCTTATATTACGGAAGCCGAAAAGCAATATATGGAACGGAATGTGACGGACTGGGAACCTTCTTCGGCCTTGTTTGTGCCGGATGCGGATCCCCTCCTTTTCTATCGCCGTATCGGAGAGTTGGGGCAAAGCATGCTGACACCGGGGGGTAAGCTCTATTTTGAAATTAACCGGGCATTCGGAGAGGCCATTGCGAGGATGCTTCGCGAACAAGGCTACACGAAAGTCCGTGTCCGAAAAGATATTTCCGGCAACGACCGGTATGTAATGGCAGAAAGAGGATGGAAATGA
- a CDS encoding virulence RhuM family protein, with translation MEASNNDNMLIYQSEDGKIKIDVRFENETVWLSLDQMATLFGRDKSTISRHVKNIFEEGELQAPSVVANYATTATDGKTYQVDYYNLDVIISVGYRVKSQQGTQFRIWATQRLREYIIKGFALNDERFKTGSSYNYFKELLDRIREIRLSEKVFYQQIKDIYATSIDYNPSAEMTLAFFKEIQNKLLWAVSGKTAAELIYYRANASLPMMGLTSTEKEGKVTKNDVLIGKNYLNEKEIGQLKLIVEQFLAYAEAQALAEKPMYMRDWVQKLRLVLTMNEKNILEHAGTISHKLAVAKATKEYVAYKEQQRQIEHFESIKQLDQDLKRIAPRKNNKKKKGDGENHQ, from the coding sequence ATGGAAGCAAGCAACAACGACAATATGCTTATCTACCAGTCGGAAGATGGAAAGATAAAAATAGATGTGCGATTTGAAAACGAAACCGTGTGGCTGTCATTAGACCAAATGGCAACACTCTTCGGGCGTGATAAATCTACCATTTCACGGCATGTTAAGAACATATTTGAGGAAGGAGAATTGCAAGCTCCTTCAGTTGTTGCAAATTATGCAACAACTGCAACGGATGGGAAAACTTATCAGGTGGATTATTACAACCTCGATGTTATCATCTCGGTAGGTTATCGGGTGAAGTCTCAGCAAGGCACGCAGTTCCGCATTTGGGCTACACAGCGACTAAGAGAATATATCATCAAAGGCTTTGCGCTGAACGATGAGCGATTCAAGACGGGTTCTTCCTATAACTACTTTAAAGAACTCTTAGACCGCATTCGTGAGATACGCCTTTCTGAGAAGGTGTTTTATCAGCAGATAAAGGATATATACGCAACGAGCATCGACTATAATCCATCTGCTGAGATGACATTGGCCTTCTTCAAGGAAATACAGAACAAGCTACTTTGGGCTGTCAGCGGAAAGACGGCTGCCGAACTTATTTATTATCGTGCTAATGCCTCACTACCGATGATGGGACTTACTTCTACGGAAAAAGAGGGGAAAGTAACCAAGAATGATGTCTTGATAGGTAAGAACTACCTGAATGAGAAAGAGATTGGACAGTTGAAACTTATCGTAGAGCAGTTCCTTGCCTATGCCGAGGCGCAGGCGTTGGCCGAGAAACCAATGTACATGCGTGACTGGGTGCAGAAGCTGCGACTTGTACTCACCATGAACGAGAAGAATATCCTTGAGCATGCCGGCACAATTTCTCACAAGCTGGCAGTAGCCAAAGCTACAAAGGAATACGTTGCTTACAAAGAGCAGCAACGGCAAATAGAGCACTTTGAAAGTATCAAGCAACTCGACCAAGACCTGAAGCGTATCGCACCACGAAAGAACAATAAAAAGAAGAAAGGCGACGGAGAGAATCATCAATGA
- a CDS encoding PCMD domain-containing protein — protein sequence MKLKGITKVAFVGLCVATWTTSCIKDEAANAEADIVACAVSGNLLIREPVITNTEVKLYVNGWEDLTNLAPTFTLTAGATIEPAGGTMRDFTTPQTYTVTSQDRQWKKTYKVSFISESPATEYHFENIRYYEYKDEWDPTAEPRKFYHIFYDRTIEGADMDWSSGNAGFMITNSTAPATDYPTSQAENGYKGKCAKLVTRSTGTLGAMFQAPLAAGNLFIGEFVINMGNMAKSTHFGVPFRMMPLGLDGYFKYKAGEKYINKNSEEQSEKKDLFDIYAVMYEVTKEVPYLDGTNIKKHENIVMMAQVENRKEADEWTHFSAEFKPIGGRTIEAEKLRNGKYNLAIVLSSSEGGAYFNGAVGSTLYVDEMNLYYK from the coding sequence ATGAAATTGAAAGGAATAACAAAGGTTGCTTTTGTGGGACTGTGTGTCGCCACATGGACGACGTCGTGTATCAAGGACGAGGCAGCAAATGCAGAAGCAGACATCGTGGCATGCGCCGTGAGTGGAAATCTGCTTATTCGCGAACCGGTGATTACTAATACTGAAGTAAAGCTTTATGTCAACGGATGGGAGGACTTGACAAACCTTGCGCCCACTTTCACGTTGACGGCAGGGGCAACGATAGAACCTGCCGGCGGTACGATGAGGGATTTCACCACGCCGCAAACCTATACTGTTACATCTCAGGACAGACAGTGGAAGAAGACTTATAAAGTTTCGTTCATCTCCGAAAGCCCGGCTACGGAGTATCATTTCGAGAACATCAGATATTATGAGTACAAGGACGAATGGGATCCTACGGCCGAGCCACGGAAGTTTTACCACATCTTTTACGACCGGACCATCGAAGGGGCCGATATGGACTGGAGCAGCGGCAATGCGGGATTCATGATAACCAACAGCACCGCTCCCGCCACGGACTATCCCACCAGTCAGGCAGAGAACGGATACAAAGGTAAGTGCGCCAAACTTGTCACCCGTTCCACCGGCACGCTCGGGGCGATGTTTCAAGCTCCTTTGGCAGCAGGAAACCTTTTCATAGGCGAGTTTGTAATCAATATGGGCAATATGGCCAAATCGACTCATTTCGGTGTACCTTTCCGCATGATGCCGTTGGGGCTGGACGGTTATTTCAAATACAAAGCCGGCGAGAAATATATCAATAAGAACAGTGAAGAACAATCGGAAAAGAAAGATCTTTTCGACATCTATGCCGTGATGTATGAAGTGACCAAAGAAGTGCCCTACCTCGACGGAACCAACATCAAAAAACACGAGAATATCGTGATGATGGCACAGGTGGAGAATCGTAAGGAGGCGGACGAATGGACGCATTTCTCGGCTGAGTTCAAACCCATAGGAGGCAGAACGATTGAGGCGGAGAAATTGCGCAACGGCAAATACAACCTTGCCATCGTGCTCTCCTCGAGCGAGGGAGGAGCTTATTTCAATGGGGCTGTGGGCAGCACGTTGTATGTAGATGAGATGAACTTGTATTATAAATAA
- a CDS encoding ComEA family DNA-binding protein, with protein sequence MKCVRLVVFVSVLLAASVLRAQNTPLSLWEEHLEQISADAEDEHNWEDELQELSRLLQEPLNLNAATKSQLEQFPFLTDIQIENLLAYIYLHGQMQTLYELQLVEEMDKRTIELLLPFVCVQKVEGESKGYPALKNILKHGRHEMLTRVDVPFYTRKGYVKSYLGPSPYHSLRYGFRYGDYLQAGITGEKDAGEPMFALHNGKGYDYYSYYFIVRNLGRLKTLALGNYRLSFGQGLVLSTDFRLGKTFSLSTAEHRAGGIRKHGSTDEYNYFRGVATTVEIIPSLELSAFYSYRLMDGTVKEGEITSIYKTGLHRTQKEADKANAFALQLMGGNLTYEKKTLKVGLTGICYSFDHPYEPRLDGYAKYNLHGNDFYNVGIDYKYRLGRLAWAGEGAIGKRGYALLNKLRYDFSPDYRLLLVHRLYSFDYWAMFARSFGESSAPQNENGWYLAAELSPFAHWRFFASVDMFSFPWWRYRISQPSQGTDVMFQANYSAKRNLSMYLNYRYKRKERDVTGSRVAVTSPIHHQRLRYRLSYTPGSFTFRTTIDYNHFRQQDKANRHFDGKAGYLCTQSCAYSSPSFPLSFVLQATYFNTDDYDSRIYASERGLLYTFSTPSFSGRGCRYSVLFRYDVSKNFMFLAKFGQTVYNDRKTIGSGSDLINGNRKADLQMQLRVKF encoded by the coding sequence ATGAAATGCGTCAGATTGGTAGTTTTTGTGAGTGTGCTGTTGGCGGCTTCTGTGCTTAGGGCACAAAACACGCCCTTGTCTCTTTGGGAGGAGCATTTGGAACAGATTTCTGCGGATGCCGAAGATGAACACAATTGGGAAGACGAACTGCAAGAACTCTCCCGGCTGTTGCAAGAACCTCTCAATCTCAATGCGGCAACCAAAAGCCAATTGGAACAATTCCCTTTCCTCACGGATATTCAGATAGAAAATCTGTTGGCATATATCTACTTGCACGGGCAGATGCAAACCTTATATGAACTACAATTAGTGGAAGAGATGGATAAGCGCACCATTGAACTGCTACTGCCTTTTGTCTGTGTACAGAAGGTGGAAGGAGAGAGTAAGGGTTATCCCGCTTTGAAAAACATCCTTAAACATGGCCGACACGAAATGCTTACTCGTGTGGATGTACCTTTCTATACACGAAAAGGCTATGTCAAAAGCTATCTCGGTCCTTCGCCCTATCACTCCCTGCGCTATGGCTTTCGTTACGGCGACTACTTGCAGGCAGGCATAACGGGCGAGAAAGATGCCGGAGAACCTATGTTTGCCTTGCACAACGGCAAAGGTTATGATTACTACTCTTATTATTTCATAGTCAGAAACTTAGGTAGGCTGAAAACCTTGGCTTTGGGCAATTATCGTTTGAGCTTCGGACAAGGATTAGTGCTCAGTACAGATTTCCGTTTGGGTAAGACATTCTCCTTATCCACCGCCGAACATCGTGCCGGAGGCATACGAAAACATGGCTCTACGGATGAGTATAACTATTTTCGCGGAGTGGCGACAACGGTGGAAATCATCCCTTCTTTGGAGTTGTCGGCATTCTATTCGTACCGATTAATGGACGGCACGGTGAAAGAAGGAGAAATTACTTCCATTTACAAAACGGGGCTGCACCGTACGCAAAAAGAAGCGGACAAGGCAAATGCTTTTGCTCTTCAACTCATGGGTGGTAACCTGACCTATGAGAAAAAAACATTGAAAGTAGGTCTGACGGGCATTTGTTATTCCTTCGATCATCCTTATGAACCGAGACTTGACGGATATGCGAAATACAACCTGCACGGCAATGACTTTTACAATGTAGGGATAGATTATAAATATCGGTTGGGGCGTCTTGCATGGGCAGGCGAGGGTGCAATCGGCAAACGAGGATATGCCTTGCTGAATAAATTGAGATACGACTTCTCGCCCGACTATCGGCTGCTGCTGGTTCATCGCCTCTATTCCTTCGATTATTGGGCTATGTTTGCTCGCTCTTTCGGTGAAAGCAGCGCACCGCAGAACGAAAACGGCTGGTATCTGGCGGCAGAACTCTCTCCTTTTGCTCATTGGAGGTTCTTTGCTTCGGTCGATATGTTTTCTTTTCCTTGGTGGAGATACCGCATCAGCCAACCTTCGCAAGGAACTGATGTCATGTTTCAGGCGAACTATTCGGCAAAACGCAATCTATCCATGTATCTCAATTACCGATATAAACGGAAAGAGAGAGACGTGACGGGTAGCCGTGTTGCGGTTACATCACCCATACACCATCAACGGCTTCGATATAGGTTGTCCTATACACCGGGTAGCTTTACATTCCGCACCACCATTGACTACAATCATTTCCGTCAGCAAGACAAGGCAAACCGTCACTTCGATGGGAAAGCCGGATACCTGTGTACACAGTCTTGTGCCTATTCTTCCCCTTCCTTTCCCTTGTCGTTTGTCTTGCAAGCCACTTATTTCAATACGGATGATTACGATTCGCGTATATATGCTTCTGAAAGAGGTTTGCTATATACCTTTTCTACCCCTTCTTTTTCTGGCAGAGGTTGTCGCTATTCTGTTCTTTTCCGTTACGACGTAAGCAAAAACTTTATGTTTCTTGCCAAGTTCGGACAGACCGTTTATAACGATCGCAAAACAATCGGTTCGGGTTCCGATTTGATAAACGGCAACCGTAAAGCGGATTTGCAAATGCAGCTTAGAGTTAAGTTTTAG
- a CDS encoding radical SAM protein, whose protein sequence is MTVIYPSPIFGPVHSRRLGVSLGINLLPADGKVCTFDCIYCECGFNADHRPKEQLPTREEVRVALEARLQDMSQNGPSPDVLTFAGNGEPTAHPHFPEIIEDTLVLRDRYFPDAKVSVLTNSTLIHKPAVFEALSKVDNNILKLDTVDEDYIRNLDCPTGPYSVNKIIERMKAFRGNCIIQTMFLKGSYRGRDMNNTSDKYVLPWLEAVKEIAPRQVMIYTIDRETPGKDLQKATHEELNRIAALIRKEGIEVSVSY, encoded by the coding sequence ATGACAGTCATTTATCCTTCTCCCATATTTGGTCCCGTTCATTCCCGCCGTTTGGGAGTATCATTGGGAATCAACTTATTGCCTGCCGACGGCAAGGTGTGTACCTTCGATTGTATCTACTGCGAATGCGGTTTCAATGCCGACCACCGGCCCAAAGAGCAGCTACCCACACGGGAAGAAGTACGTGTGGCCCTTGAAGCACGCCTGCAGGATATGTCGCAGAATGGGCCTTCGCCCGATGTACTGACCTTTGCCGGCAACGGTGAACCTACCGCGCATCCGCATTTTCCTGAAATCATAGAAGATACGCTTGTCTTGCGTGACCGCTATTTCCCGGACGCCAAGGTAAGCGTACTCACCAACTCCACCCTTATCCATAAGCCTGCCGTGTTTGAGGCTCTGAGCAAAGTAGATAATAACATCTTGAAGCTTGACACGGTAGACGAAGACTACATTCGTAATCTTGATTGCCCTACGGGGCCTTATTCTGTAAACAAAATCATCGAAAGAATGAAAGCCTTCAGAGGTAACTGCATCATACAAACCATGTTCTTGAAAGGAAGCTACCGGGGCAGGGATATGAATAACACTTCCGACAAATACGTTCTGCCCTGGCTGGAGGCAGTGAAAGAGATAGCTCCCCGTCAAGTGATGATTTACACCATCGACCGCGAAACACCGGGTAAAGACTTACAAAAGGCCACACATGAAGAGCTGAATCGCATTGCGGCACTGATACGGAAAGAAGGGATAGAAGTAAGTGTCTCTTATTGA
- a CDS encoding DUF4294 domain-containing protein, producing the protein MMYFCDMTRLNIVIFILFLLCGSPEAFAQPQSAQSGGKTNIQLVPMCIYEGDTIPYVDLPNVYIFKPLKFRNKREIEKYYKLIRDVKKVLPISKEVNRAIIETYEYMMTLPNEKARKQHIKAVEKGLKEQYTPRLKKLTFAQGKLLIKLVDRQTNSTGYELVKAFMGPFKAGFYQTFAALLGASLKKQYDPAGEDALTERVILMVESGQL; encoded by the coding sequence ATGATGTACTTTTGTGATATGACAAGACTTAATATAGTAATATTCATTCTCTTTCTGCTCTGCGGAAGCCCGGAAGCTTTTGCACAGCCGCAGTCTGCGCAGAGCGGTGGAAAAACAAATATTCAGCTTGTCCCCATGTGCATTTACGAGGGAGACACCATCCCATACGTCGACCTGCCCAACGTTTATATATTCAAGCCGTTAAAGTTCAGAAACAAGCGGGAAATAGAAAAGTATTATAAACTTATCCGCGATGTGAAAAAAGTACTTCCCATCTCAAAAGAAGTGAACCGGGCCATCATTGAAACTTACGAGTACATGATGACCCTGCCCAACGAGAAAGCTCGCAAACAGCACATCAAAGCCGTGGAAAAAGGTCTGAAAGAACAATATACCCCCCGATTGAAGAAACTCACCTTTGCTCAAGGCAAACTGCTGATAAAGTTAGTAGATCGCCAAACCAACTCCACCGGCTACGAATTGGTAAAAGCCTTCATGGGGCCGTTTAAAGCCGGATTCTACCAGACCTTCGCTGCCTTATTGGGTGCCAGCCTGAAAAAACAGTATGACCCGGCGGGAGAAGACGCACTGACCGAACGAGTAATACTGATGGTGGAAAGCGGACAATTATAA
- a CDS encoding DNA-processing protein DprA, translated as MTVHTQYLGNRELLNLQKTAFLASSNIASETVLRVYDWATDMRSRGDCIISGFNSKLEQDVLHFLLKGSQPIILVIARRMYKAIPKELQEVLTQNRLLIVSVSNAARQSKDTAMMRNRWVCEMADRILFIGVTEQSSLYALKAAFNNKQKIITL; from the coding sequence ATGACAGTGCACACACAATATCTTGGCAACAGGGAACTGTTGAATTTGCAAAAGACAGCCTTCCTCGCATCGAGTAATATCGCTTCCGAGACGGTGTTGCGGGTATATGATTGGGCTACGGATATGCGCAGTCGTGGAGACTGTATCATCAGTGGATTTAACAGTAAATTGGAACAGGATGTGCTTCACTTCCTGCTGAAAGGCAGCCAACCGATTATTCTTGTTATTGCCCGGCGAATGTATAAAGCCATCCCTAAGGAATTACAAGAAGTGTTAACTCAAAACAGACTATTGATAGTGTCTGTAAGTAATGCGGCACGTCAGTCAAAGGACACAGCAATGATGAGGAATAGGTGGGTTTGCGAAATGGCCGACAGGATATTATTCATTGGCGTGACCGAGCAAAGCAGTCTCTATGCGCTTAAGGCCGCCTTTAATAATAAACAAAAAATAATAACATTATAA
- a CDS encoding DMT family transporter produces MNAKVKGYILGSIAAASYGMNPLFALPLYKEGMDPDSVLFFRYLFAISILGIMLKARGRSFKLRKQDVLPLIALGCLVAVSSLTLFQSYNYMEAGIASTILFVYPILVAVIMAFVFKEKITLQTILCIFLALSGIALLYKGDDGTTLSLTGIALVVISSLSYAIYIVGVNRPRLKDVATLKITFYVLLFGLSLFLVRVDFGQTLYIVDKWYLWGNLFALAVFPTAISFLCTTQAIQYIGSTPTAILGALEPVTAVFFGVTIFGEQLTPRLCLGIVLIILAVTFIIAGSNINAYLIRFRKLFPRLPLKR; encoded by the coding sequence ATGAATGCAAAGGTAAAAGGCTATATATTGGGAAGCATCGCTGCCGCATCCTACGGCATGAACCCTCTTTTTGCCCTCCCGCTCTACAAAGAAGGGATGGATCCGGACTCCGTTCTGTTTTTCAGATACTTGTTCGCCATTTCCATCTTAGGTATCATGCTCAAGGCCAGAGGCAGGAGTTTTAAGCTGAGAAAGCAAGACGTGTTGCCGTTGATTGCATTGGGATGCTTAGTGGCTGTTTCCTCCCTGACCTTGTTTCAAAGTTATAACTATATGGAAGCAGGCATCGCTTCAACGATACTGTTTGTCTACCCCATTCTGGTCGCAGTGATCATGGCATTTGTATTTAAAGAAAAAATCACCCTGCAAACCATCTTGTGCATTTTCCTTGCCTTGAGCGGCATTGCACTTTTGTATAAAGGTGATGACGGCACCACACTCAGTCTGACGGGCATTGCATTGGTAGTAATCTCCTCCCTCTCCTATGCCATCTATATTGTAGGTGTCAACCGCCCGCGGCTGAAAGATGTGGCCACGCTGAAAATAACTTTCTACGTATTGCTATTCGGGCTCTCGCTCTTTCTGGTTCGCGTAGACTTCGGTCAAACCCTGTATATTGTTGATAAATGGTATTTATGGGGCAATCTGTTCGCATTGGCCGTATTTCCCACCGCTATTTCTTTCCTCTGCACCACACAAGCCATCCAGTACATCGGCTCCACCCCGACAGCCATACTCGGCGCCTTGGAACCCGTGACTGCCGTTTTTTTCGGAGTGACCATCTTCGGCGAGCAACTTACGCCCAGACTGTGTCTTGGAATAGTGCTGATTATTTTGGCCGTGACGTTCATCATAGCCGGCAGTAATATCAACGCCTACTTGATACGCTTCAGGAAACTGTTTCCAAGACTGCCGTTAAAGAGGTAA
- a CDS encoding Lrp/AsnC family transcriptional regulator, giving the protein MEKIDNLDRQILEIISQNARIPFKDVAAECGVSRAAIHQRVQRLIDLGVIVGSGYHVNPKSLGYRTCTYVGIKLEKGSMYKRVVAELNKIPEIVECHFTTGTYTMLTKVYARDNEHLMDLLNNKMQEIPGVTATETLISLEQSIKKEIPICPEK; this is encoded by the coding sequence ATGGAAAAAATAGACAATCTTGACCGGCAGATTCTGGAAATCATTTCTCAAAATGCCCGTATTCCTTTCAAAGATGTAGCCGCTGAATGTGGAGTATCGCGTGCAGCCATTCATCAGCGTGTGCAACGTTTGATAGATCTTGGCGTTATTGTTGGTTCAGGTTATCATGTAAATCCCAAATCGCTTGGATACAGAACTTGTACGTATGTGGGAATCAAATTGGAAAAAGGTTCCATGTATAAAAGGGTGGTTGCCGAATTGAATAAGATTCCCGAAATCGTAGAATGTCACTTCACCACAGGCACATATACCATGTTGACGAAAGTTTATGCCCGTGATAACGAACATCTGATGGACTTGTTGAATAACAAAATGCAAGAGATTCCGGGTGTGACAGCTACAGAAACTCTTATTTCTTTGGAGCAAAGCATCAAGAAAGAGATTCCTATTTGTCCTGAGAAATAA
- the ribD gene encoding bifunctional diaminohydroxyphosphoribosylaminopyrimidine deaminase/5-amino-6-(5-phosphoribosylamino)uracil reductase RibD: MTVNKEYMEEEYKYMRRCIQLAQNGRCNAAPNPMVGAVIVCDRQIIGEGYHIRCGEAHAEVNAIRSVKDPSLLKRSTIYVSLEPCSHYGKTPPCADLIIEKQIPRIVIGCIDPFSEVAGRGIRKLKDAGREVIVGVMEEECRQLIRRFITFHTLHRPYITLKWAESADGYLDMQRKDGCPVMLSSPLTSMLVHKKRTEHSAIMVGTRTARLDNPGLTVRHWYGRSPVRVVIDRSAALSPALQLFDGNTPTLVFTEKPHEAALNVEYIPIDYSQDTLPQMMHALYERRLQSLLVEGGSMLLQSFIDAGLWDEAFVETAPVLLHSGAKAPKISDDMPFEVSLVFGRNFRHYRQANRANAG, encoded by the coding sequence ATGACCGTCAATAAAGAATATATGGAAGAAGAATATAAATACATGCGCCGTTGCATTCAGTTAGCACAGAACGGACGATGCAACGCAGCCCCCAATCCGATGGTAGGGGCAGTGATTGTATGCGACAGACAAATCATAGGCGAAGGCTATCATATACGTTGCGGAGAGGCGCATGCCGAAGTCAATGCCATCCGTTCCGTCAAAGACCCTTCGTTACTGAAACGCTCCACCATTTATGTCAGTTTGGAACCATGTTCGCATTACGGGAAAACGCCCCCCTGTGCCGACCTGATCATCGAAAAGCAAATTCCCCGTATCGTCATCGGATGTATCGACCCCTTTTCTGAAGTGGCCGGACGAGGCATACGGAAACTGAAAGATGCCGGACGTGAGGTCATCGTGGGGGTTATGGAAGAGGAATGCAGACAGCTCATTCGACGGTTTATTACCTTCCACACCCTCCACCGTCCCTATATTACGTTAAAATGGGCGGAGTCGGCCGACGGCTATTTGGACATGCAGCGTAAAGACGGTTGTCCGGTTATGCTATCCAGTCCGTTGACATCCATGTTGGTACACAAAAAGCGTACAGAGCATAGCGCCATCATGGTGGGTACCCGTACAGCCCGCTTGGATAATCCCGGACTGACCGTTCGTCATTGGTACGGCCGTTCACCCGTACGTGTCGTCATCGACCGTAGTGCAGCATTGTCCCCCGCCCTGCAACTCTTTGACGGCAACACGCCTACTCTTGTTTTTACCGAGAAGCCGCACGAAGCAGCTCTCAATGTGGAGTATATTCCGATAGATTACTCACAAGACACACTTCCGCAGATGATGCATGCCCTTTATGAACGCAGGCTGCAATCACTTCTCGTAGAAGGCGGCAGCATGTTATTGCAATCGTTCATCGATGCCGGTTTGTGGGACGAGGCCTTTGTAGAAACAGCACCCGTCCTGCTTCATTCCGGTGCCAAGGCTCCGAAGATAAGCGATGATATGCCTTTCGAAGTCTCACTGGTATTCGGCCGGAATTTCCGCCACTATAGACAGGCCAACAGGGCAAATGCCGGATAA